The genomic window GTGTCATGACTCAAATGGTATTGTCATCTACTCATCTCTATTATTGCACCTTTTGCTTGCTTGCTTTGGGCAATGCATCAATTAGATCTACGAGTAGCATTCTAGCTGGTGGATAACTGATGTAGGGCTGATATGTCATTGGTGTGAGATGTCCAAGCAAGAGTAGCTGGCAGACTTCCAACCTTTTTTCTGACCTGATGTATATATCAAATTAAATTCTTATAGCGGTGCCAACCAAAACAATTGAAGTAAATAAACGGATGGCTGTCGCTGGCATTTATACTGCCTGTCCTTTTGGAGATGGGCAAAGTTGACCTCTGCTAATATCTTGAAAAATATTCAGGTTGGACAGTTAAAAATCATGTGTAGGTTTGTCCCAAAAGCATCTTCACAACATGTACGAGCGAAATTACTTTCGTTACAGGGAAAGAAGTTGCCAGTGACAGTGATTTCCTTCAGAAAAAGTTACTGGGGCAATTATTTCGATATGAGATGAAACTGTCAGACACGATCGGGCTAGGCTTGGGCGATTGTAGCGGCCTCGCTGAGAGCATGGTTAATAGCACAGcctgctgctggctataagcccCTGCCGCATCATCTATAAAGCCTTCCCACACAATAAGCTGGCTTTTAGGTTGGCTCTAAGACTGACCCTAATAAAGAcatggacatttgatatttgcACCTGTTGTGATCCAATACATACAACACCTTTGTGGCCATTTCAATCAGCATATATCTGCCATTCATACCAATAAGCAACTTCTTTCCAATATTGGTCGTTCTTGTAATTTGATTGGATTGGATCATTTGAATTATTCAACCAAGCACCAACCTACAATATTACCAAAAGAGGTTTATTCTTCTCCTAGTAATGTAAAACATGGAGACCAACATGGAGATCAGATTTTTGCTGATGTGGACTCCGTTGCAGCCTGCTGGATAggactattgtacttgctctgagAGTGATCGACTGGTGCCACCGAGCCAGGGTCGGACCCAACTCGCTACCCGAAACCGGGGCGACCGTGATGCTTCCGCTGCGGCGCTTGTCGCGGGCCTGCCGCCGGCGAGGTCTCGCCCAGTTCGCCGCCGGAATCCCCCGGGAGGCGGCGGACGCGGTCGTGGTGGGCGCCGGCGCGGTCGGCCTCGCGGTGGCGCGCGCGCTGGCCATGGCCGGGCgcgaggtggtggtggtcgaggcGGCCTCCAGCTTCGGCACCGGCACCAGCTCCCGCAACAGCGAGGTCATCCACGCCGGCATCTACTACCCTCCCCGCAGCCTCAAGGTCCGCCCCGTTCTTGCCGAGCCGTATAATCCACGAGTTCGTGTAGAAGGATTCTAGTAGTAGCTTTCTGTGATATTTCAGTTTAGTTCAGTCAGTTCTCACCAGTCACCACATTGGACAGTTGACATTAGCATTTCAGCATTTCAGTCTCTTAGGTGTCTGTGTCCTTAGAGTTTGAGACTGGTGTACAAATACTATTACTGAAAATAAAACACATATAATTATCGGGCAAATAGTAATCTTCGTCCCTGCTTTGTGTTATTTTCAGTTTTGCACATTGCGGTAGCAATATTCTTGTCGATACTTTTGAGCTATGTATATACTGTCTCTAATGCTGAGTGCACTTGTAGAATCACAGTTCATTACTTCACTTTCCCCTTCTGCCCGTCTATGGCATTCTTAATATAATGATCCTTTTCTCTGTCCTATTCTATTTGATGAATTACCAAAGTGCTTTCTTGCCATGCTGAAATTAATTACAGAGTTTTTTTCCTACGAAATGTTTTTTGTAGGCTAATCTTTGTGTAAGAGGAAGGGAAATGCTCTACAAGTACTGCACAGAACGAGCAATCCCCCATAAACGGCTCGGCAAACTTATCGTTGCTACTGGTGTTGCAGAGACTGCAAAGCTGGACATGCTCCTCAAGAGTGCTAAAGACAATGGGGTGGATGATCTTCAGATGATGGAAGGTTCTCAGGCCATGGAGATGGAACCTGAACTTCGTTGTTTGAAAGCTTTGCTATCACCTAGTACTGGGATTGTTGACTCACATTCATTCATGCTCTCCCTTTTGGTACTTGGCTAATCTGTTCTTGATACTTACCATTTTTGTCTTCGCATTGTTTATTTTGCCTGCTACAATCCTCTAAATGATTTAATTATTTGGAAGGTCCCTTTTCACACTCTCCAAGAGTGAAAAAACTGCATAGATAACTGAAATAGCGCTACGTAGAGGGCCTCTGCACTATCGAAGCAATTTTAACTAGTTAAGATATGTTGATGTTTCTTTCTTTCGTTTTCCTTCTCAAATGAGCTCCCAGCAATGTTTGGAAGGTTCAGGCCAGATAATCCAAAATATTTCACATGCCTCTTTCCTGTACACGATTATATTATGTTCATTTTATGTTAGTCCACTTCATCCTGTTGCATCATGCAAAACTCTAAATCTTCTCATACTGTCATGTGATTTCCTTTTCTTGTGATGCAGGCTGATGCTGAAAATCTAGGCGCAACCACATCATATAACACAGCAGTCCTTAGTGGGCGTGTTGGAGATGAAGGGCTCGAGCTTCATATTTCTGAAAGCAAAGAGCTGGAGAACCATTCTATAGGCTCTCCTGTACTCCCACAGATTGTTTTGCTTCCAAAACTTCTGATAAATGCAGCAGGTTTGAGTGCAATTCCACTTGCCAAAAGACTTGATGGCCTTGACCAAGCATTTGTGCCCCCGGCTTACTATGCCCGTGGATGTTACTTCACCCTCTCACAAACCAAGAGTCCTTTCAGCCACTTAATATACCCTCTACCAGAGGATGGTGGCATAGGGGTCCATGTCACACTAGACTTAAATGGCCTTGTTAAATTTGGACCAGATGTTGAATGGTTAGATGGTAAAATGGATGACATGTCATGTTTCCTGAATAGGTAAGCCATTATATGTGATCTTTTTTACTTGTTATATACACATCGCTGAAATCGATGGAGTTACAAATACTACCTAATATGGCATGCTAATGTTCTAGTGGTGTCCAATATTTTAAAATAAAGTTACTATAGTTGTTGCCTAAAATTTACTGATTTATATAAAAATAGTTTCTCCTTCTTGAAAATGCCAAGATGTTGTATGACTTTTAGCATCTATGTACATCAGATTTGATTACTCGGTGAACCCCACCCGATGTTCTGGATTTTACTCTGTGATAAGGAAGTACTTTCCAAATCTCAAGGATGGTTCTTTGGAGCCTGGTTATTCTGGGATCCGACCAAAGCTTTCTGGCCCGGGACAGCGCCCTTCGGATTTTGTTATTCAGGTTATTGTCTGATTTAACATAGTTCTTATTCATTTCCAGCACACTACATCAGCTTCGAAGTTTAATTTTCACTCAAGTATGAATCAATAAACCTGTGAAGCTGAACACTCTGACTACTGCAGGGGGAGGAAGTCCACGGTATTCCTGGGCTGGTTAACTTGTTTGGTATAGAATCCCCTGGTTTGACATCAAGCTTGGCAATTGCAGAACACATTGTTTCAAGGTATAACAGCACTTGATTCTCAAACAAACACCGATTGATGAATTGCAGCAGGATGAACTCAGGATGGCTGGAAATTCATGAATTGCAGCAGGATGAACCCAGGACGTCTGGAGGCTATCATGTGAATCACATTGCTTACAATGATTTccttgtttatttccttttatttcgGGGGAGAACAAGATGCGGCTTGTAAAGGTGTAACTCTGCAGCTTATAGTTGAATAAACAGAATATATCAATTGCGGGTTTGATGCATAGAAAAGTGGATCCTCACATAGGTTTTGTGGGAAGAGGATCCTCTGCATTACAAGCTTGTGTTAAAGACCATTTGATGAAAATTGGATGGCCATGATTGAACGGAAAGCATGTTGGTAGTGCACATTTTCTTGCATAAAAAATACGAGGCAACTCTGATAATTTGGCTCTGCTTTCTAATCGTAGAATGCAAGTTAATCAGCTGCCAGGACTGAAATTCTATCACAAATATCTTGATAACAACACAGGCATGATTTTCAACTATACCCATCAGAATTGTTCTTACATGGTGACTGTGATCACTTAACATTTCGAGAAATTGACATAAGGTAATAGACTAATAGCAGTACATTCTCCGGCATAGGATCCACAAATAGCACCAGGCAAAGGTTATAAAGGTATCTGAAAGTAATGGATGGGGGGTTGTGGAAGGGCAAGGGCGATGTCACAGGGAAGAGAATCTCTTCAAGCGCCAGCTTGTCTGTTCCCAAATGTCCAGCTTTCGTCATTCCTATCATCTGAAGTTTAGCGAACGACGGTGAGTAAATTGACAGGTCAGCAAgaaaacaaaaacattttttttaacAAGATAATAAAAACTAAAAGCATCTCACCGCTTCCTTTGCGCACGCCACTTGTAAACAGTCTGTGATGCTGAATTTACAATTTCTTCTTCACGGAGCTTCCTTTTGCGTCCAGGTTTCTGCCCCAGTATTAAACAAGTTCAGTAACTTCAAACTTGACAACAAAAACAGTACTACTTTACTATCAACATGACCATCAAAATTTCATAAGCCAGTTTGTTTTAAGATTTTGACTTTAGGCTGCTTGAGACATCGGTTGATGGCAAAACCTGAACTGGTTCAACTGAGTTGTATTTTTTACATTCAATAAACATAAAATTTTATGGTTCAGTCAGAGAAAACACACCTTCAGTTCCTTTTGCAAGGCCATGTCCGCATACAATTTCTCAAGATTCTTAACCCTTTCTTTCCTGCTTTCCAACTCCTTGTAGGAGGAAGCTGTTTTCCTGTAAAGAATTTGATGGGATATAAGTTTATCAGGCAGTACCTGATGCACTAACGTGCAGAGAATCAAGATAATGCTTTGAGCTAGAGAACAAAATCGCATCCCACATCTAAGCCATTACCACTGAGTAATTTGCTGAATGCATTTACATTCACACCCACATCAACCATGAATAGCATGAACTAAATCACCAAAACACCCAAAATCTCAAGTCTCAATAATGAAGCAGGTATTTCTGACGAGAATAAAGGCTAAAGAGAACAGATCCAACATTCATTCACTAATGAACCGATAATGAAGGCTATCCTTCCCAAGTACTTATAACATTAATCACAGTAGCCACATATACAACACGGAAATCATATTCCCAAAAGAACAGCACACTACCTCTTTATACGAGAAGGGATGTTGCCAAATTGAGGTGTACTGCTGCTTTGACCTATCCTAGATCGtatttctttggcttcttctctGAAATAAAACAGCTAATCATCTCAATATTTACAAAATATTAGGTGGCCAGCCAGCGACTTATAAATGAATCTTCTAAAATCAATCCAAAATTGAAAAAAAGGTAAGTAGCAAGAATGCCACGTTTATACCTGTCTTCCGCAAAGTAAATGTGCTTGTTTGAACGCTTGTCATCCACTGAGTGAAGGGTTGAGCTCAACCGTTCAACTTTCTACAGTCAAAGGGGTGACATTCAAATTGGAACAGAAATATAGGATTTAGCCACAAAAAACAAAGTACTCATTTGTTTTGAATATGTCGAAGTCACCGCAAACCTTTCTTTCACTTTGAACAGCCTGAAAGATGTATCCCATGTCTTTATGCTTCAACAGCATACGTTCCTCTTCGGTGTATTTATTATTTGCTTCAGGCCTAATAAAAGGTACACGATAATCCAAATTAACACGTAGAATATACCAAGGTTCGAACTGCCAGAGTAACTACTCTATAACGTACTTGGGCCTATGGATTCCATCCACGGTTTTACTGTTGATCATCTTGAAATAGAACTCATCTGGGTTCTTGAATGATGCCTTCTCCTTCAGATTCTGTATTTACCAGATAACAACAAGGACCGTAGGTTAGTTATAAGATAGCTATAATAAACATCCTATTGGGGTGGAAACAGTTCAACACCTATTTTTTACATGCCCAGTGGCCAGGGTAGTCTGGCGATCCATTGGGGTGGTTTTAGGCACTGATAAATGTCCAACGAACTACTGGCAATACTTCGTATGGTGTCACAACTTTCTCCCTGGGAAGAAAACTTTCTACACGGTCGGCTTAGCGGCCACTTGTTGGGCCATATGGTTGGCGCGCAATCGAGCTACTTTTGAAAAGAAACAAATCAAGACTCCTTTTGAGATTGTGTTCTCTCTGTGCTCTTTTTTGCTCTACTGGACAGGTCTACAGCAAGGGGACGACGCCAGGGAGCTGCGCACAGGAGCTGAGATGATCAGGGCTAGCACGATGCAGCTGATGAAGATGTGTGGTGCTGTCAAGCAACCGATCCAAGGTGCCTGATGCTTCAGAGATGCTCTGACTGAAGAGATGGCTGGCACGTGAAGTCTATCTTTTGCTGCTTCTTCCCGGAGGAGATGTTTCTTTCCATCTGGCATGCTGCTGTGTTTACCCCTTAGTATGGTCTTTTGAGAATGTAATAGGCTAGACTTTATGTTGTGCTACTCAGGTTTTCACCCCATGACACTCGTTTCGATGGCGA from Triticum aestivum cultivar Chinese Spring chromosome 3B, IWGSC CS RefSeq v2.1, whole genome shotgun sequence includes these protein-coding regions:
- the LOC123071129 gene encoding L-2-hydroxyglutarate dehydrogenase, mitochondrial isoform X1 → MLPLRRLSRACRRRGLAQFAAGIPREAADAVVVGAGAVGLAVARALAMAGREVVVVEAASSFGTGTSSRNSEVIHAGIYYPPRSLKANLCVRGREMLYKYCTERAIPHKRLGKLIVATGVAETAKLDMLLKSAKDNGVDDLQMMEGSQAMEMEPELRCLKALLSPSTGIVDSHSFMLSLLADAENLGATTSYNTAVLSGRVGDEGLELHISESKELENHSIGSPVLPQIVLLPKLLINAAGLSAIPLAKRLDGLDQAFVPPAYYARGCYFTLSQTKSPFSHLIYPLPEDGGIGVHVTLDLNGLVKFGPDVEWLDGKMDDMSCFLNRFDYSVNPTRCSGFYSVIRKYFPNLKDGSLEPGYSGIRPKLSGPGQRPSDFVIQGEEVHGIPGLVNLFGIESPGLTSSLAIAEHIVSRSTARGRRQGAAHRS
- the LOC123071129 gene encoding L-2-hydroxyglutarate dehydrogenase, mitochondrial isoform X2, which produces MLPLRRLSRACRRRGLAQFAAGIPREAADAVVVGAGAVGLAVARALAMAGREVVVVEAASSFGTGTSSRNSEVIHAGIYYPPRSLKANLCVRGREMLYKYCTERAIPHKRLGKLIVATGVAETAKLDMLLKSAKDNGVDDLQMMEGSQAMEMEPELRCLKALLSPSTGIVDSHSFMLSLLADAENLGATTSYNTAVLSGRVGDEGLELHISESKELENHSIGSPVLPQIVLLPKLLINAAGLSAIPLAKRLDGLDQAFVPPAYYARGCYFTLSQTKSPFSHLIYPLPEDGGIGVHVTLDLNGLVKFGPDVEWLDGKMDDMSCFLNRFDYSVNPTRCSGFYSVIRKYFPNLKDGSLEPGYSGIRPKLSGPGQRPSDFVIQGEEVHGIPGLVNLFGIESPGLTSSLAIAEHIVSSRMNPGRLEAIM
- the LOC123071130 gene encoding probable U3 small nucleolar RNA-associated protein 11; amino-acid sequence: MSSLRNSIPRRAHKERAQPESRKKYGLLEKHKDHILRARAYQRKEDFIRNLKEKASFKNPDEFYFKMINSKTVDGIHRPKPEANNKYTEEERMLLKHKDMGYIFQAVQSERKKVERLSSTLHSVDDKRSNKHIYFAEDREEAKEIRSRIGQSSSTPQFGNIPSRIKRKTASSYKELESRKERVKNLEKLYADMALQKELKKPGRKRKLREEEIVNSASQTVYKWRAQRKR